The following are encoded together in the Vidua macroura isolate BioBank_ID:100142 chromosome 6, ASM2450914v1, whole genome shotgun sequence genome:
- the VWCE gene encoding von Willebrand factor C and EGF domain-containing protein isoform X2 — protein sequence MLVELLFQAACVSLFLSSGQGRVYPARKKPASFAVERRRVGPHVCFPGSGSGCCPGWMLSPGSGKCTLPLCSFGCGGGSCIAPNLCMCPDGEQGITCPEPPGTCGEYGCDLSCNHGGCQEVARVCPVGFSMAETANGVRCTDIDECQSVACEGTCVNTEGGFACECGAGRELSADRRSCRDTDECQATPCQHHCENSVGSYRCSCRPGYHLHGNRHSCVDVDECRRPGTRRSCQHSCHNIPGSFRCSCRPGYRLSTDRVSCEGYPKSILAPSPILQSLQHPPTLVLLPPGSHLLPRGSPSPLLPVAAPGTQFPPSSPSLSPEPSPHAMGAPGTSIPPSRRCWHQGISREPGSRWTEPGCQSCTCQGGRVLCDTVSCSVPCSHPLPAPAGGCCPTCTGCLHEGVARAEGDVFSPSDGNCTVCVCLAGNVSCLSPECPPGSCPSPSPADCCSCNPEKCNFRGRTYAHGARFSLDGDDCTTCVCQGGEVECSFTPCPMLDCPQHQRHLGPGQCCSTCRDPPAPAGCFLDDNGVEFPVGQIWSPGDPCELCICQADGSVSCQRTDCVETCPYPIRIPGQCCPDCSAGCTYMGRIFSNNETFPSALDPCLSCICLLGSVACSPLECAIVCSYPFHPEGRCCPICEDCNYQGRKVENGQSFIPEGQPCTRCTCQLGEVSCEERPCPRSCSEPHTLPVGCCPSCPATDIWLLLQGSDLSPSSSPSSSQSSTQSSTQSPSSPPFSSQSPVPEDSPLGTPQHLRYRLAQLLLPTTLPLGPSPAIWGAGKPPPTTPSPSGYPLAPSVPPDPLCEATAPRDPTGSPEVQGSPGNEDPSAVPSDNPRFQVPGVPGTP from the exons CGCTCTGCTCCTTCGGCTGCGGTGGTGGTTCCTGCATCGCTCCCAACCTTTGCATGTGCCCggatggagagcagggaatCACCTGCCCAG AACCGCCGGGAACTTGCGGAGAGTACGGCTGCGACCTGTCCTGTAACCACGGCGGCTGCCAGGAGGTCGCCCGCGTGTGTCCTGTTGGCTTCTCCATGGCCGAGACGGCCAACGGCGTCCGCTGCACCG ACATCGATGAGTGCCAGAGCGTGGCCTGCGAGGGGACGTGTGTGAACACGGAGGGCGGCTTCGCCTGCGAGTGCGGAGCTGGCCGGGAGCTCTCTGCTGACCGCCGCAGCTGCCGGG ACACGGATGAATGCCAGGCCACGCCATGCCAGCACCACTGCGAGAACAGCGTGGGCAGCTACCGCTGCTCCTGCCGGCCCGGATACCACCTCCACGGGAATCGGCATTCCTGCGTGG ATGTGGATGAGTGCCGGCGGCCTGGCACGCGCcgctcctgccagcacagctgccacaACATTCCCGGCAGCTTCCGCTGCTCCTGCCGCCCCGGATACCGGCTCAGCACGGACAGGGTGTCCTGCGAAG GGTACCCCAAATCTATCCTGGCCCCATCGCCCATCCTGCAATCCCTGCAGCATCCACCCACCCTtgtcctgctccctcctggttCCCACCTGCTCCCGAGGGgctccccctctcccctcctccctgtggcagctcctggTACCcaattccctccctcctccccatccctgtcccctgagCCATCCCCACATGCCATGGGAGCCCCTGGAACCTCCATCCCACCATCCCGTCGTTGCTGGCACCAGGGGATCTCTCGGGAGCCTGGCAGTCGCtggacagagccaggctgccagagctgcacctGCCAG GGGGGACGAGTCCTCTGTGACACCGTGAGctgctctgttccctgctcccacccactTCCTGCTCCGGCTGGGGGTTGCTGCCCCACCTGCACGG GGTGCCTGCACGAGGGGGTGGCCAGGGCAGAGGGCGATGTCTTCTCCCCATCCGATGGGAATTGCACCGTCTGCGTCTGCTTG GCTGGGAAtgtctcctgcctctccccagaATGCCCCCCAGgatcctgccccagcccctctcctgctgaCTGCTGCTCCTGCAATCCAG aaAAGTGCAATTTCCGGGGACGCACATACGCACACGGAGCCCGGTTCAGCCTGGATGGGGACGACTGCACCACCTGTGTCTGCCAG GGAGGAGAGGTGGAATGTTCCTTCACTCCCTGCCCCATGCTGGATTGTCCCCAGCACCAGCGGCACCTGGGTCCCGGGCAGTGCTGCTCCACCTGCCGGGACCCTCCAGCTCCTGCCG GTTGCTTCCTGGATGACAACGGTGTGGAGTTTCCCGTTGGACAGATCTGGTCTCCGGGCGATCCCTGTGAGTTATGCATCTGCCAG GCAGACGGCTCCGTGAGCTGCCAGCGCACGGATTGTGTGGAGACGTGTCCTTATCCCATCCGCATTCCCGGGCAGTGCTGCCCCGACTGCTCCGCAG GCTGCACCTACATGGGGAGGATCTTTTCCAACAATGAGACCTTCCCGTCGGCGCTGGATCCCTGCCTGAGCTGTATCTGCCTG CTGGGCTCGGTGGCCTGCTCGCCTCTGGAATGTGCCATCGTGTGCTCCTACCCCTTCCACCCCGAGGGTCGGTGCTGCCCCATCTGTGAGG ACTGCAACTACCAGGGCAGGAAGGTGGAGAACGGCCAGAGCTTCATTCCCGAGGGACAGCCCTGTACCCGCTGCACCTGCCAG CTTGGAGaggtgagctgtgaggagaggcCGTGCCCCCGCTCCTGCTCTGAGCCCCACACACTGCCTGTGGGCTGCTGCCCATCCTGCCCAG CTACAGACatctggctcctgctgcagggcagtgaCCTGTCCCCATCCTcgtccccatcctcatcccagTCCTCAACCCAGTCCTCAACCCAGTCCCCATCCTCTCCCCCATTCTCATCCCAGTCCCCAGTCCCTGAAGATTCACCCCTTGGCACCCCTCAACACCTCCGCTACCgcctggcccagctcctgcttcccaccACACTCCCCCTCGGCCCCTCTCCAGCGATTTGGGGTGCTGGGAAGCCCCCTCCGACCACTCCAAGTCCCTCTGGATATCCCTTGGCACCCTCTGTGCCCCCTGACCCCCTCTGTGAGGCCACAGCCCCCCGCGATCCCACGGGCAGCCCTGAGGTTCAGGGATCCCCCGGGAATGAGGATCCCTCTGCGGTGCCATCGGACAACCCCAGGTTCCAGGTGCCAGGTGTGCCTGGAACACcgtga
- the VWCE gene encoding von Willebrand factor C and EGF domain-containing protein isoform X3 — translation MLVELLFQAACVSLFLSSGQGRVYPARKKPASFAVERGLRTGWPQALVSHRRRVGPHVCFPGSGSGCCPGWMLSPGSGKCTLPLCSFGCGGGSCIAPNLCMCPDGEQGITCPEPPGTCGEYGCDLSCNHGGCQEVARVCPVGFSMAETANGVRCTDIDECQSVACEGTCVNTEGGFACECGAGRELSADRRSCRDVDECRRPGTRRSCQHSCHNIPGSFRCSCRPGYRLSTDRVSCEGYPKSILAPSPILQSLQHPPTLVLLPPGSHLLPRGSPSPLLPVAAPGTQFPPSSPSLSPEPSPHAMGAPGTSIPPSRRCWHQGISREPGSRWTEPGCQSCTCQGGRVLCDTVSCSVPCSHPLPAPAGGCCPTCTGCLHEGVARAEGDVFSPSDGNCTVCVCLAGNVSCLSPECPPGSCPSPSPADCCSCNPEKCNFRGRTYAHGARFSLDGDDCTTCVCQGGEVECSFTPCPMLDCPQHQRHLGPGQCCSTCRDPPAPAGCFLDDNGVEFPVGQIWSPGDPCELCICQADGSVSCQRTDCVETCPYPIRIPGQCCPDCSAGCTYMGRIFSNNETFPSALDPCLSCICLLGSVACSPLECAIVCSYPFHPEGRCCPICEDCNYQGRKVENGQSFIPEGQPCTRCTCQLGEVSCEERPCPRSCSEPHTLPVGCCPSCPATDIWLLLQGSDLSPSSSPSSSQSSTQSSTQSPSSPPFSSQSPVPEDSPLGTPQHLRYRLAQLLLPTTLPLGPSPAIWGAGKPPPTTPSPSGYPLAPSVPPDPLCEATAPRDPTGSPEVQGSPGNEDPSAVPSDNPRFQVPGVPGTP, via the exons CGCTCTGCTCCTTCGGCTGCGGTGGTGGTTCCTGCATCGCTCCCAACCTTTGCATGTGCCCggatggagagcagggaatCACCTGCCCAG AACCGCCGGGAACTTGCGGAGAGTACGGCTGCGACCTGTCCTGTAACCACGGCGGCTGCCAGGAGGTCGCCCGCGTGTGTCCTGTTGGCTTCTCCATGGCCGAGACGGCCAACGGCGTCCGCTGCACCG ACATCGATGAGTGCCAGAGCGTGGCCTGCGAGGGGACGTGTGTGAACACGGAGGGCGGCTTCGCCTGCGAGTGCGGAGCTGGCCGGGAGCTCTCTGCTGACCGCCGCAGCTGCCGGG ATGTGGATGAGTGCCGGCGGCCTGGCACGCGCcgctcctgccagcacagctgccacaACATTCCCGGCAGCTTCCGCTGCTCCTGCCGCCCCGGATACCGGCTCAGCACGGACAGGGTGTCCTGCGAAG GGTACCCCAAATCTATCCTGGCCCCATCGCCCATCCTGCAATCCCTGCAGCATCCACCCACCCTtgtcctgctccctcctggttCCCACCTGCTCCCGAGGGgctccccctctcccctcctccctgtggcagctcctggTACCcaattccctccctcctccccatccctgtcccctgagCCATCCCCACATGCCATGGGAGCCCCTGGAACCTCCATCCCACCATCCCGTCGTTGCTGGCACCAGGGGATCTCTCGGGAGCCTGGCAGTCGCtggacagagccaggctgccagagctgcacctGCCAG GGGGGACGAGTCCTCTGTGACACCGTGAGctgctctgttccctgctcccacccactTCCTGCTCCGGCTGGGGGTTGCTGCCCCACCTGCACGG GGTGCCTGCACGAGGGGGTGGCCAGGGCAGAGGGCGATGTCTTCTCCCCATCCGATGGGAATTGCACCGTCTGCGTCTGCTTG GCTGGGAAtgtctcctgcctctccccagaATGCCCCCCAGgatcctgccccagcccctctcctgctgaCTGCTGCTCCTGCAATCCAG aaAAGTGCAATTTCCGGGGACGCACATACGCACACGGAGCCCGGTTCAGCCTGGATGGGGACGACTGCACCACCTGTGTCTGCCAG GGAGGAGAGGTGGAATGTTCCTTCACTCCCTGCCCCATGCTGGATTGTCCCCAGCACCAGCGGCACCTGGGTCCCGGGCAGTGCTGCTCCACCTGCCGGGACCCTCCAGCTCCTGCCG GTTGCTTCCTGGATGACAACGGTGTGGAGTTTCCCGTTGGACAGATCTGGTCTCCGGGCGATCCCTGTGAGTTATGCATCTGCCAG GCAGACGGCTCCGTGAGCTGCCAGCGCACGGATTGTGTGGAGACGTGTCCTTATCCCATCCGCATTCCCGGGCAGTGCTGCCCCGACTGCTCCGCAG GCTGCACCTACATGGGGAGGATCTTTTCCAACAATGAGACCTTCCCGTCGGCGCTGGATCCCTGCCTGAGCTGTATCTGCCTG CTGGGCTCGGTGGCCTGCTCGCCTCTGGAATGTGCCATCGTGTGCTCCTACCCCTTCCACCCCGAGGGTCGGTGCTGCCCCATCTGTGAGG ACTGCAACTACCAGGGCAGGAAGGTGGAGAACGGCCAGAGCTTCATTCCCGAGGGACAGCCCTGTACCCGCTGCACCTGCCAG CTTGGAGaggtgagctgtgaggagaggcCGTGCCCCCGCTCCTGCTCTGAGCCCCACACACTGCCTGTGGGCTGCTGCCCATCCTGCCCAG CTACAGACatctggctcctgctgcagggcagtgaCCTGTCCCCATCCTcgtccccatcctcatcccagTCCTCAACCCAGTCCTCAACCCAGTCCCCATCCTCTCCCCCATTCTCATCCCAGTCCCCAGTCCCTGAAGATTCACCCCTTGGCACCCCTCAACACCTCCGCTACCgcctggcccagctcctgcttcccaccACACTCCCCCTCGGCCCCTCTCCAGCGATTTGGGGTGCTGGGAAGCCCCCTCCGACCACTCCAAGTCCCTCTGGATATCCCTTGGCACCCTCTGTGCCCCCTGACCCCCTCTGTGAGGCCACAGCCCCCCGCGATCCCACGGGCAGCCCTGAGGTTCAGGGATCCCCCGGGAATGAGGATCCCTCTGCGGTGCCATCGGACAACCCCAGGTTCCAGGTGCCAGGTGTGCCTGGAACACcgtga
- the VPS37C gene encoding vacuolar protein sorting-associated protein 37C → MDTLRNRTVEELRELQEDSQEIERLALESQEVQELQLEREMALAANRSLAEQNLKFQAPLETGRSDLSKKYQELQELAGRCREQKEKLEKFSAALQPQTLLDLLQVESQKIEEESEKMAEKFLEGEVPLETFLEQFSGMRKLSHLRRVRVEKLQEIVRKSEGSQECTRDSQPPPPPPPHVPTDPPKPFPSGSPAFPLPYSPAPTLPPGPTAHGALPPAPFPGSPVTVGHVASSQPSSQSSFPYPLAPAPGYPAASAADSAPGYPKSTSGGFSWSPSRGPPQPLPYPAPHPSPPPARPGYSPYIPPGPARPQCPYPTQPPLPNFPIPTQAPYPGPPPPFGYPPPPNPQHPTWPGY, encoded by the exons ATGGATACACTGAGGAACCGGACAGTGGAGGAGCTccgggagctgcaggaggattCCCAGGAGATCGAGCGCTTGGCTTTGGAATCCCAGGAG GTTCAGGAGCTCCAGCTGGAAAGGGAGATGGCCCTGGCTGCCAACCGGAGCTTGGCCGAGCAGAACCTGAAATTCCAGGCGCCGCTGGAGACGGGACGCAGCGACCTCTCCAAGAAataccaggagctgcaggagctggctgggaggtgcagggagcagaaggaaaagctgg agaaattcTCGGCAGCGCTGCAGCCTCAGACTTTGCTGGATCTCCTCCAGGTGGAAAGCCAGAAGATTGAAGAGGAATCTGAG AAAATGGCTGAGAAATTCCTGGAGGGCGAGGTGCCCCTGGAGACATTCTTGGAGCAGTTTTCCGGGATGAGGAAGTTGTCCCACCTGCGCCGGGTCCGagtggaaaagctgcaggagaTCGTGAGGAAGTCGGAGGGATCCCAGGAGTGCACCAGGGActctcagcctcctcctcctcctcctcctcacgtTCCCACAGATCCACCAAAACCCTTCCCATCGGGATCTCCGGCCTTCCCTCTGCCCTACAGCCCGGCTCCGACCCTTCCGCCCGGCCCCACTGCCCACGGAGCGCTTCCTCCTGCCCCTTTCCCGGGATCTCCGGTCACAGTGGGACACGTGGcttcctcccagcccagctcccagtccAGCTTTCCCTACCCGCTTGCTCCAGCTCCCGGATATCCGGCGGCTTCCGCAGCCGACTCTGCGCCAGGGTATCCCAAATCCACCTCGGGAGGCTTTTCCTGGTCTCCATCCCGGGGCCCACCACAGCCCTTGCCCTATCCCgctccccatccctctcctccccctgccaGACCAGGATACTCGCCCTACATCCCACCTGGACCAGCGAGACCGCAGTGTCCATACCCCACTCAGCCCCCTCTCCCAAATTTCCCGATCCCAACGCAGGCTCCCTATCCTGGGCCTCCCCCACCCTTTGGATACCCCCCACCTCCAAACCCTCAGCATCCTACCTGGCCTGGATACTAA
- the LOC128808586 gene encoding pepsin A-like, producing MKLLLLLALVGLAQGFQTRVPLRKMKSLRQRLQEQGLLESYLEQHPYNLAAKYFPGIAMEPLENYMDDEYFGTISIGTPPQEFTVVFDTGSSNLWVPSVFCSSPACRNHHRFNPAESSTFLSTNDTLFIAYGTGSMTGVLGYDTVNVAGINVRNQIFGLAETEPGDFFYYTPFDGILGLAFPSIASSGATPVFDNMIMENLVDRNLFSVYLSRDQGGSFVLFGAIDPYYTTEGISWIPLSAETYWQITMERVSISGTPVACSSGCQAIVDTGTTLLAVPIRAFRTLMTRLGASSSGEISCEAISNLPNLIFHINGKKFPVPPRAYVLRSNGYCTLALQGMDVPTEEGELWILGDVFIREYYVIFDRANNKVGLSRLP from the exons AtgaagctgctcctgctcctcgcCCTGGTTGGCCTGGCCCAGGGCTTCCAGACCAG GGTGCCCCTGAGGAAGATGAAGTCACTGcggcagaggctgcaggagcagggattgcTGGAGAGTTACCTGGAGCAGCATCCCTACAACCTGGCTGCCAAGTATTTCCCAGGCATCGCCATGGAGCCCCTGGAGAACTATATGGAT GATGAGTACTTTGGCACCATCTCCATTGGGACCCCACCCCAGGAATTCACCGTGGTCTTCGACACCGGCTCCTCCAACCTCTGGGTTCCCTCGGTcttctgctccagcccagcctgca GGAATCACCACCGCTTCAATCCTGCGGAATCCTCCACGTTCCTCAGCACCAATGACACCCTGTTCATCGCCTATGGCACGGGAAGCATGACGGGAGTCCTGGGATATGACACCGTCAAT GTTGCTGGCATCAACGTCCGCAACCAGATTTTTGGGCTGGCTGAGACAGAGCCAGGGGATTTCTTCTACTACACCCCCTTTGACGGCATCCTGGGATTGGCATTCCCAAGCATTGCCTCCTCTGGAGCCACCCCTGTCTTTGACAACATGATAATGGAAAACCTCGTGGATAGGAATCTTTTTTCTGTCTACCTGAGCAG AGACCAAGGTGGGAGCTTTGTCCTCTTCGGTGCCATCGATCCCTACTACACCACTGAAGGCATCTCCTGGATCCCGCTCTCTGCTGAAACCTACTGGCAGATCACCATGGAGAG GGTCTCCATCAGCGGGACTCCGGTGGCCTGTTCCTCGGGATGCCAGGCCATTGTGGATACAGGAACCACTCTGTTGGCTGTTCCTATCCGGGCCTTCCGGACCCTCATGACGCGCCTTGGTGCCAGCTCCAGTGGTGAG ATCAGCTGTGAGGCCATCAGCAACCTTCCCAACCTCATCTTCCATATCAATGGCAAAAAATTCCCAGTGCCGCCCAGAGCCTACGTGTTAAGG AGTAATGGGTACTGCACCCTGGCATTGCAAGGCATGGATGTGCCCACGGAGGAGGGCGAGCTCTGGATCCTGGGGGATGTCTTTATCCGGGAGTATTACGTCATCTTCGACAGGGCCAATAACAAGGTGGGGCTGTCCCggctgccctga
- the VWCE gene encoding von Willebrand factor C and EGF domain-containing protein isoform X1, translated as MLVELLFQAACVSLFLSSGQGRVYPARKKPASFAVERGLRTGWPQALVSHRRRVGPHVCFPGSGSGCCPGWMLSPGSGKCTLPLCSFGCGGGSCIAPNLCMCPDGEQGITCPEPPGTCGEYGCDLSCNHGGCQEVARVCPVGFSMAETANGVRCTDIDECQSVACEGTCVNTEGGFACECGAGRELSADRRSCRDTDECQATPCQHHCENSVGSYRCSCRPGYHLHGNRHSCVDVDECRRPGTRRSCQHSCHNIPGSFRCSCRPGYRLSTDRVSCEGYPKSILAPSPILQSLQHPPTLVLLPPGSHLLPRGSPSPLLPVAAPGTQFPPSSPSLSPEPSPHAMGAPGTSIPPSRRCWHQGISREPGSRWTEPGCQSCTCQGGRVLCDTVSCSVPCSHPLPAPAGGCCPTCTGCLHEGVARAEGDVFSPSDGNCTVCVCLAGNVSCLSPECPPGSCPSPSPADCCSCNPEKCNFRGRTYAHGARFSLDGDDCTTCVCQGGEVECSFTPCPMLDCPQHQRHLGPGQCCSTCRDPPAPAGCFLDDNGVEFPVGQIWSPGDPCELCICQADGSVSCQRTDCVETCPYPIRIPGQCCPDCSAGCTYMGRIFSNNETFPSALDPCLSCICLLGSVACSPLECAIVCSYPFHPEGRCCPICEDCNYQGRKVENGQSFIPEGQPCTRCTCQLGEVSCEERPCPRSCSEPHTLPVGCCPSCPATDIWLLLQGSDLSPSSSPSSSQSSTQSSTQSPSSPPFSSQSPVPEDSPLGTPQHLRYRLAQLLLPTTLPLGPSPAIWGAGKPPPTTPSPSGYPLAPSVPPDPLCEATAPRDPTGSPEVQGSPGNEDPSAVPSDNPRFQVPGVPGTP; from the exons CGCTCTGCTCCTTCGGCTGCGGTGGTGGTTCCTGCATCGCTCCCAACCTTTGCATGTGCCCggatggagagcagggaatCACCTGCCCAG AACCGCCGGGAACTTGCGGAGAGTACGGCTGCGACCTGTCCTGTAACCACGGCGGCTGCCAGGAGGTCGCCCGCGTGTGTCCTGTTGGCTTCTCCATGGCCGAGACGGCCAACGGCGTCCGCTGCACCG ACATCGATGAGTGCCAGAGCGTGGCCTGCGAGGGGACGTGTGTGAACACGGAGGGCGGCTTCGCCTGCGAGTGCGGAGCTGGCCGGGAGCTCTCTGCTGACCGCCGCAGCTGCCGGG ACACGGATGAATGCCAGGCCACGCCATGCCAGCACCACTGCGAGAACAGCGTGGGCAGCTACCGCTGCTCCTGCCGGCCCGGATACCACCTCCACGGGAATCGGCATTCCTGCGTGG ATGTGGATGAGTGCCGGCGGCCTGGCACGCGCcgctcctgccagcacagctgccacaACATTCCCGGCAGCTTCCGCTGCTCCTGCCGCCCCGGATACCGGCTCAGCACGGACAGGGTGTCCTGCGAAG GGTACCCCAAATCTATCCTGGCCCCATCGCCCATCCTGCAATCCCTGCAGCATCCACCCACCCTtgtcctgctccctcctggttCCCACCTGCTCCCGAGGGgctccccctctcccctcctccctgtggcagctcctggTACCcaattccctccctcctccccatccctgtcccctgagCCATCCCCACATGCCATGGGAGCCCCTGGAACCTCCATCCCACCATCCCGTCGTTGCTGGCACCAGGGGATCTCTCGGGAGCCTGGCAGTCGCtggacagagccaggctgccagagctgcacctGCCAG GGGGGACGAGTCCTCTGTGACACCGTGAGctgctctgttccctgctcccacccactTCCTGCTCCGGCTGGGGGTTGCTGCCCCACCTGCACGG GGTGCCTGCACGAGGGGGTGGCCAGGGCAGAGGGCGATGTCTTCTCCCCATCCGATGGGAATTGCACCGTCTGCGTCTGCTTG GCTGGGAAtgtctcctgcctctccccagaATGCCCCCCAGgatcctgccccagcccctctcctgctgaCTGCTGCTCCTGCAATCCAG aaAAGTGCAATTTCCGGGGACGCACATACGCACACGGAGCCCGGTTCAGCCTGGATGGGGACGACTGCACCACCTGTGTCTGCCAG GGAGGAGAGGTGGAATGTTCCTTCACTCCCTGCCCCATGCTGGATTGTCCCCAGCACCAGCGGCACCTGGGTCCCGGGCAGTGCTGCTCCACCTGCCGGGACCCTCCAGCTCCTGCCG GTTGCTTCCTGGATGACAACGGTGTGGAGTTTCCCGTTGGACAGATCTGGTCTCCGGGCGATCCCTGTGAGTTATGCATCTGCCAG GCAGACGGCTCCGTGAGCTGCCAGCGCACGGATTGTGTGGAGACGTGTCCTTATCCCATCCGCATTCCCGGGCAGTGCTGCCCCGACTGCTCCGCAG GCTGCACCTACATGGGGAGGATCTTTTCCAACAATGAGACCTTCCCGTCGGCGCTGGATCCCTGCCTGAGCTGTATCTGCCTG CTGGGCTCGGTGGCCTGCTCGCCTCTGGAATGTGCCATCGTGTGCTCCTACCCCTTCCACCCCGAGGGTCGGTGCTGCCCCATCTGTGAGG ACTGCAACTACCAGGGCAGGAAGGTGGAGAACGGCCAGAGCTTCATTCCCGAGGGACAGCCCTGTACCCGCTGCACCTGCCAG CTTGGAGaggtgagctgtgaggagaggcCGTGCCCCCGCTCCTGCTCTGAGCCCCACACACTGCCTGTGGGCTGCTGCCCATCCTGCCCAG CTACAGACatctggctcctgctgcagggcagtgaCCTGTCCCCATCCTcgtccccatcctcatcccagTCCTCAACCCAGTCCTCAACCCAGTCCCCATCCTCTCCCCCATTCTCATCCCAGTCCCCAGTCCCTGAAGATTCACCCCTTGGCACCCCTCAACACCTCCGCTACCgcctggcccagctcctgcttcccaccACACTCCCCCTCGGCCCCTCTCCAGCGATTTGGGGTGCTGGGAAGCCCCCTCCGACCACTCCAAGTCCCTCTGGATATCCCTTGGCACCCTCTGTGCCCCCTGACCCCCTCTGTGAGGCCACAGCCCCCCGCGATCCCACGGGCAGCCCTGAGGTTCAGGGATCCCCCGGGAATGAGGATCCCTCTGCGGTGCCATCGGACAACCCCAGGTTCCAGGTGCCAGGTGTGCCTGGAACACcgtga